A single region of the Pseudorhodoplanes sp. genome encodes:
- a CDS encoding metalloregulator ArsR/SmtB family transcription factor: MAMLPVMPCKVPQCSFIFISMNIQEFEYNAQAAAALLKALASKPRLMVLCHLSDGEKSVGEIASLTGLRMAAVSQNLAVLRAERLVTQRRDGTTINYRLSDPTARELIGVLYRSFCKGGKKSGPAGRQVRGRGRHASLGV, translated from the coding sequence ATGGCGATGCTCCCTGTTATGCCTTGTAAAGTCCCACAATGCTCTTTTATATTCATAAGTATGAATATTCAAGAGTTTGAATATAACGCACAGGCCGCGGCTGCGCTGTTGAAGGCGCTGGCCTCAAAGCCGCGCCTGATGGTCCTTTGCCATCTCTCAGACGGGGAAAAATCGGTGGGCGAAATTGCCAGCTTGACCGGACTACGTATGGCGGCCGTGTCGCAAAATCTGGCGGTGCTGCGGGCGGAGCGGCTGGTCACCCAGCGGCGGGACGGCACCACAATCAATTACCGGCTGTCGGACCCGACGGCGCGCGAGCTGATCGGAGTCCTGTACCGGTCCTTCTGCAAGGGCGGAAAAAAGAGCGGCCCGGCGGGACGCCAGGTCCGTGGGCGTGGCCGGCACGCATCACTTGGCGTCTAA
- a CDS encoding DUF6691 family protein → MSLIPAILLGLVMGVLFGLALEKARVMEPGFLIGQFQMTNFTMIKVMLSAIATGLVVLAVLHGLGVVQLSVKAALVGHMIVGGLLLGAGIVFAGACPGTALAQLGAGYKDAWAVIAGGLAGGYTYGLYQKEIDRALDWSGIGLGNLGKMTLVDLLPGGFVTLALIFAALIVVGLVALERWRPWRVEMERHDPTGGPGRSPGIVTRYTAPAE, encoded by the coding sequence ATGTCACTTATTCCCGCCATTCTTCTCGGCCTCGTCATGGGCGTGCTGTTCGGGCTTGCGCTTGAAAAGGCGCGGGTAATGGAGCCCGGCTTCTTAATCGGCCAGTTTCAAATGACCAACTTCACCATGATCAAGGTGATGCTGTCGGCGATCGCCACCGGCCTCGTCGTGCTTGCGGTTCTGCATGGCCTCGGCGTCGTGCAGCTCAGTGTGAAGGCGGCGCTCGTCGGCCACATGATTGTCGGTGGGTTGCTGCTCGGTGCCGGCATCGTATTCGCCGGCGCGTGTCCCGGTACCGCGCTGGCGCAGCTCGGGGCCGGCTACAAGGATGCCTGGGCGGTCATCGCTGGAGGTCTGGCCGGCGGCTACACGTACGGACTTTACCAGAAGGAGATCGACAGGGCGCTGGACTGGTCCGGGATCGGGCTTGGCAATCTTGGCAAGATGACGCTGGTCGATCTGCTGCCCGGTGGTTTCGTCACCCTGGCGCTGATCTTTGCCGCCCTGATCGTTGTCGGTCTGGTTGCGCTGGAACGCTGGCGGCCCTGGCGGGTGGAGATGGAACGGCACGATCCGACCGGCGGCCCCGGCCGCAGCCCCGGCATCGTGACCCGTTACACCGCGCCGGCCGAATGA
- a CDS encoding ABC transporter ATP-binding protein/permease: MTPRSRSVTPPDPSSSHASIGGGGLFTALLKLWPYIWPSDRGDLKLRVVGAMVLLLLAKLATVTVPFTYKWAVDALSGQAPAPASDASWLDHWLTWVIAAPIAMTLAYGGMRILMAALTQLRDGLFAKVAMHAVRRLAILTFEHMHKLSLRFHLERKTGGLTRVLERGRNGIEIIVRMVILQLMPTIIELALIVAVLLWQFDWRYVAVIVITVAAYMWFTYIATEWRIAIRRKMNDSDTDANTKAIDSLLNYETVKYFVAEEREARRYDRSMARYEDASVQAYTSLAWLNAGQALIFTFGLAATMVMCAYGIKAGTNTVGDFVMINAMMIQLYVPLNFMGMVYREIKQAITDIETMFSILARDPEINDKPSARPLHVAAGDIRFENVSFAYEPDRPILKGISLHVPAGKTVAIVGPSGAGKSTISRLLFRFYEVTGGRILIDGQDIRDVTQSSLRAAIGMVPQDTVLFNDTIRYNIRYGRWEATDQEVEEAARLAQIDTFIRLSPKGYETEVGERGLKLSGGEKQRVAIARTILKGPPILLLDEATSALDSHTEKEIQDALERVSRNRTTLVIAHRLSTIVGADEIIVLDRGEIAERGTHGQLLARKGLYESMWNKQRKAEEAREKLAEIGEQESAPNRLPPPVEDEISAAAAAPRSVAPVDIVE, encoded by the coding sequence ATGACACCTCGCTCCAGGTCCGTGACGCCGCCCGACCCGTCCTCATCGCATGCATCCATCGGGGGCGGCGGTTTGTTCACTGCGCTGCTCAAGCTCTGGCCTTATATCTGGCCGTCGGACCGGGGCGATCTCAAGCTGCGCGTCGTGGGGGCGATGGTCCTGTTGCTGCTGGCCAAGCTCGCGACCGTCACAGTGCCCTTCACCTACAAATGGGCGGTGGACGCGCTCAGCGGGCAGGCGCCTGCGCCTGCGAGCGACGCCTCCTGGCTTGATCACTGGCTCACCTGGGTGATCGCCGCGCCGATCGCCATGACGCTGGCTTATGGCGGCATGCGCATCCTGATGGCGGCGCTGACGCAATTGCGCGACGGCCTGTTCGCCAAGGTGGCGATGCATGCCGTGCGGCGTCTCGCCATTCTCACCTTTGAACACATGCACAAGCTGTCGCTGCGCTTCCATCTGGAGCGCAAGACCGGCGGCCTGACGCGCGTGCTCGAGCGGGGGCGCAACGGTATCGAAATCATCGTGCGGATGGTGATCCTGCAATTGATGCCGACGATCATCGAGCTCGCCTTGATCGTCGCGGTCCTGCTCTGGCAATTCGACTGGCGCTACGTGGCGGTAATCGTGATCACCGTCGCCGCCTATATGTGGTTTACCTATATCGCCACCGAATGGCGCATCGCCATCCGCCGGAAGATGAATGACAGCGACACCGACGCCAACACCAAGGCGATCGACTCGTTGCTTAATTATGAAACCGTCAAATACTTCGTCGCCGAGGAACGCGAGGCGCGCCGCTATGACCGTTCCATGGCGCGTTACGAGGATGCCAGCGTTCAGGCCTACACCTCGCTCGCTTGGCTGAATGCCGGACAGGCGCTGATCTTTACGTTCGGCCTCGCCGCCACCATGGTGATGTGCGCCTATGGGATCAAGGCCGGGACCAACACGGTCGGCGATTTTGTCATGATCAACGCGATGATGATCCAGCTTTATGTGCCGCTGAATTTCATGGGCATGGTCTATCGTGAGATCAAGCAGGCTATCACCGATATCGAGACCATGTTCTCCATACTCGCGCGCGATCCGGAGATCAACGACAAGCCGAGTGCAAGACCATTGCATGTGGCCGCCGGCGATATCCGTTTCGAGAATGTGTCATTCGCCTACGAACCGGACCGGCCCATCCTCAAGGGCATCAGCCTGCACGTGCCGGCCGGCAAGACGGTGGCGATTGTCGGTCCCTCGGGCGCCGGCAAGTCCACGATCTCGCGGCTCCTGTTCCGCTTCTATGAAGTGACGGGCGGTCGCATCCTGATCGACGGACAGGATATCCGCGATGTGACGCAATCCTCGTTGCGCGCCGCGATCGGCATGGTGCCGCAGGACACCGTGCTGTTCAACGACACCATCCGCTACAACATCCGTTACGGCCGCTGGGAAGCGACCGACCAAGAAGTGGAGGAGGCGGCCCGGCTGGCGCAGATCGATACCTTTATTCGGCTGTCGCCGAAAGGTTACGAGACCGAAGTCGGCGAGCGCGGCCTGAAATTGTCGGGCGGCGAAAAACAGCGTGTCGCCATTGCGCGCACGATTCTGAAGGGGCCGCCGATTCTGCTGCTCGACGAGGCGACCTCCGCCCTCGACAGCCACACTGAGAAGGAAATTCAGGACGCACTCGAGCGCGTCTCGCGCAACCGCACCACGCTGGTGATCGCGCACCGGCTCTCGACCATTGTCGGCGCCGACGAGATCATTGTGCTCGACCGGGGCGAGATCGCCGAGCGTGGGACGCATGGCCAGTTGCTGGCCCGGAAAGGTCTCTACGAAAGCATGTGGAATAAGCAGCGGAAAGCCGAGGAAGCGCGCGAGAAACTTGCGGAAATCGGAGAGCAGGAGTCTGCCCCCAACCGTCTTCCACCGCCCGTGGAGGACGAGATATCGGCGGCCGCGGCTGCACCGCGATCCGTGGCGCCGGTCGATATCGTTGAGTGA
- a CDS encoding VOC family protein: protein MIDHISVSVSDLDRSAEFYETVLGALGYQKLETRPATIAFGKKYPEFWINHRPWMKKVEDDSGMHIALRASSQEMVDTFHAAALKAGGASDGEAGLRPQHGEGYYAAFIRDPDGNRIEAVTFVK from the coding sequence ATGATCGACCACATCTCCGTCTCTGTCAGCGACCTCGATCGCTCTGCCGAATTCTACGAAACGGTGCTTGGCGCGCTCGGCTATCAAAAGCTGGAAACGCGTCCGGCGACCATTGCCTTCGGAAAGAAGTATCCAGAATTCTGGATCAATCATCGTCCGTGGATGAAAAAAGTCGAGGACGATTCAGGCATGCACATCGCCCTGCGTGCATCGTCACAGGAAATGGTCGATACCTTTCACGCGGCAGCGCTCAAGGCCGGCGGAGCATCCGATGGCGAGGCGGGTCTGCGTCCGCAGCACGGAGAGGGCTATTATGCCGCCTTCATCCGTGATCCGGACGGCAATCGCATCGAAGCGGTGACCTTTGTGAAATGA
- a CDS encoding CreA family protein, translating to MLWSSAPGYAAEDPDLLFKRSTVFKWLSPNDKLATYGIDDPDVEGVACHFTVPEKGGFKGWIGIAEEVSDISLACRQIGPIRFKARFEQGEDVFRQRRSLLFKKMQIVRGCDVKRNVLVYMVYSDRLIEGSPKNSTSSVPIMPWGGNGEVPRCADWVEK from the coding sequence ATGCTATGGAGTTCCGCGCCAGGGTATGCTGCGGAAGACCCGGACCTCTTGTTCAAGCGGTCTACTGTTTTCAAATGGCTTTCCCCCAATGACAAGCTCGCGACCTATGGCATCGACGATCCGGACGTCGAAGGCGTAGCCTGCCATTTCACCGTGCCGGAGAAAGGCGGCTTCAAGGGCTGGATCGGAATTGCGGAAGAGGTCTCGGACATCTCGCTCGCCTGCCGCCAGATCGGCCCGATCAGGTTCAAGGCGAGGTTCGAGCAGGGCGAGGATGTCTTCCGCCAGCGCCGCTCACTGCTCTTCAAGAAGATGCAGATCGTGCGCGGCTGCGACGTGAAGCGCAACGTTCTGGTCTACATGGTTTATTCCGATCGTCTCATCGAAGGCTCGCCGAAGAATTCGACGTCCTCGGTGCCGATCATGCCGTGGGGTGGCAATGGCGAGGTGCCGCGCTGCGCCGACTGGGTCGAGAAGTGA
- a CDS encoding phosphatidylserine decarboxylase, with protein MSIANSIRSQLAPIHPEGYPFIGAFALLSLVLFWIWTPLGWIGTFLTAWCAYFFRDPQRVTPVREGLIVSPADGRVSRVTNVVPPAELGLGDRPLPRVSVFMSVFDCHVNRSPMAGRIERIVYKAGKFLNADLDKASEDNERNSLVIGNGNVRIGVVQIAGLVARRIVSFSREGDVLAAGDRFGLIRFGSRLDVYLPEGTKPLVAEGQTSLAGETIIADLKAPDPLRTYRVG; from the coding sequence ATGTCGATTGCCAATTCTATCCGCTCCCAGCTCGCGCCCATCCATCCGGAGGGCTATCCGTTCATCGGCGCCTTCGCGCTGCTGAGTTTGGTCTTGTTCTGGATCTGGACGCCGCTCGGATGGATCGGCACTTTTCTCACCGCCTGGTGCGCCTATTTCTTTCGCGATCCTCAACGGGTTACGCCGGTCCGTGAAGGTCTGATCGTATCGCCCGCGGACGGCCGCGTCAGTCGTGTCACCAATGTGGTGCCGCCGGCGGAGCTTGGGCTCGGCGACAGGCCGCTGCCGCGCGTGTCCGTCTTCATGAGCGTGTTCGACTGTCACGTGAACCGCAGCCCGATGGCAGGCCGCATCGAGCGCATCGTCTACAAAGCCGGCAAATTCCTGAATGCCGATCTCGACAAGGCGAGCGAGGACAACGAGCGCAATTCGCTGGTGATCGGCAACGGCAATGTCCGCATCGGGGTGGTGCAGATCGCCGGCCTTGTGGCCCGGCGCATTGTGTCGTTTTCGCGGGAGGGCGACGTGCTCGCCGCCGGCGACCGTTTCGGCCTGATCCGCTTCGGCTCGCGGCTCGACGTCTATTTGCCGGAGGGAACGAAGCCGCTGGTGGCCGAGGGGCAGACCTCGCTCGCCGGCGAAACCATCATCGCCGATCTCAAGGCCCCCGATCCTCTGCGCACCTACCGGGTAGGCTGA
- the pssA gene encoding CDP-diacylglycerol--serine O-phosphatidyltransferase, producing MLFPPIDPDRLAARKKRFRAIPVRVLLPNFITLLSLCAGLTAIRLAIEGRLEWALGAIVFAAMLDGVDGRLARMLKGQSRFGAELDSLADFVNFGVVPGLILYFWGLNDLGSVGWIASLVFAICMVLRLARFNVMADDPTKPAWAGNFFTGVPAPAGAIIVMLPIYLNLLGMQRFTVVALIYTLIVSFLLVSTLPVFSGKQFGKRVPPDRVLPIFVVVVLFVALLVSYPWWVLTIGTVCYLASLPFGWLAYQRYKAQDAATAAAGTAAAPAAGAAGSPPVSPMLPGGEDSERPGRLN from the coding sequence ATGCTGTTCCCACCGATCGATCCCGACCGCCTGGCCGCCCGGAAAAAGCGTTTTCGCGCCATTCCGGTGCGGGTCCTGCTGCCCAACTTCATCACCCTGCTGTCGCTCTGCGCCGGCCTGACGGCGATCCGACTCGCCATTGAGGGGCGCCTGGAATGGGCCTTGGGCGCCATCGTGTTTGCCGCCATGCTGGACGGCGTGGACGGTCGGCTTGCGCGCATGCTCAAGGGCCAGTCCCGCTTCGGGGCGGAACTCGACAGCCTGGCCGACTTCGTGAATTTCGGCGTGGTGCCGGGCCTCATTCTCTATTTCTGGGGGCTGAACGATCTGGGCTCGGTTGGCTGGATCGCCTCGCTTGTCTTCGCCATCTGCATGGTACTTCGGCTCGCCCGCTTCAATGTGATGGCGGACGATCCGACAAAGCCCGCCTGGGCCGGCAATTTCTTCACCGGCGTGCCGGCGCCGGCCGGCGCCATCATCGTCATGCTGCCGATCTATCTCAATCTGCTCGGCATGCAGCGGTTCACCGTCGTCGCGCTGATCTACACGCTGATCGTTTCATTCCTGCTGGTGTCGACCTTGCCGGTGTTTTCGGGCAAGCAGTTTGGCAAACGGGTGCCGCCGGATCGGGTGCTGCCGATTTTTGTTGTCGTGGTTTTGTTTGTCGCCTTGCTCGTCAGCTATCCGTGGTGGGTGCTGACCATCGGCACCGTCTGTTATCTTGCCTCGCTCCCCTTCGGCTGGCTCGCCTATCAGCGTTACAAGGCGCAGGACGCAGCGACCGCCGCTGCCGGAACTGCCGCGGCCCCGGCGGCGGGAGCCGCCGGTTCACCGCCGGTGTCGCCGATGTTGCCAGGCGGCGAAGACAGCGAACGTCCGGGCCGTTTGAACTAA
- a CDS encoding TIGR00730 family Rossman fold protein yields MTEIRNICVYCGSGPGTDPSFINAAHTFGAIMAESHVRLIYGGGSVGLMGAVAASVLAKGGQATGIIPEFLAGKERPMVDVQELIVTRDMHERKRIMFERSDAFVALPGGIGTLEELVEQLTWAQLGRHKKPILIANINGFWDPLRALLDHMKELAFIHTANNVNLLCADHVEEILPMLRKAARRVSEAEKLMEAGTAERL; encoded by the coding sequence ATGACCGAGATTCGAAATATCTGTGTCTATTGCGGTTCCGGACCCGGAACCGATCCCAGTTTCATCAACGCCGCGCATACTTTCGGGGCCATCATGGCCGAAAGCCATGTGCGCCTGATCTATGGCGGCGGCTCGGTCGGCCTGATGGGCGCGGTCGCCGCGTCGGTTCTGGCCAAGGGCGGACAGGCGACCGGCATCATTCCGGAATTCCTGGCCGGCAAGGAACGGCCGATGGTCGATGTGCAGGAGCTGATCGTCACGCGCGACATGCATGAGCGCAAGCGCATCATGTTCGAGCGCTCGGACGCTTTCGTTGCCCTGCCAGGCGGCATCGGCACGCTGGAAGAACTGGTCGAGCAGCTCACCTGGGCGCAGCTTGGCCGTCACAAGAAGCCGATCCTGATTGCGAATATCAACGGTTTCTGGGACCCGCTGCGTGCGTTGCTCGACCACATGAAGGAGCTCGCATTCATTCACACGGCCAACAACGTCAATCTGCTCTGCGCCGACCATGTGGAAGAGATCCTGCCGATGCTGCGGAAAGCCGCGCGCAGGGTTTCGGAAGCCGAGAAGCTGATGGAAGCGGGAACGGCGGAGAGGTTGTGA
- a CDS encoding YeeE/YedE thiosulfate transporter family protein produces the protein MSILAARVWSPYAAGILIGLLQIPAFLLMNTALGASSSFVTVAASIAAVFDPAVAAIPYFKSHVSTAKDWWQVALVIGVAVGAFMSARMSRTMRPAMSEMWGRVMGLHSFTLRLLVAFAGGFVLLLGARIANGCTSGHGLSGLSQLAVSSLIAMAAIFASGIAISAFLKRA, from the coding sequence ATGTCGATTCTCGCCGCCCGGGTCTGGTCGCCTTATGCAGCAGGCATATTGATCGGGCTCCTGCAGATTCCTGCCTTTCTTCTGATGAATACCGCGCTTGGCGCCTCCTCGTCCTTCGTGACGGTGGCTGCAAGCATCGCCGCCGTCTTTGATCCCGCCGTCGCGGCCATTCCCTATTTCAAGTCACATGTTTCCACCGCCAAGGATTGGTGGCAGGTGGCGCTTGTGATCGGCGTCGCCGTCGGCGCGTTCATGTCCGCAAGAATGTCGCGCACCATGCGTCCGGCCATGTCGGAAATGTGGGGCAGGGTGATGGGCCTCCATTCATTCACGCTTCGGTTGCTGGTGGCCTTTGCCGGCGGTTTCGTTCTCCTGCTCGGCGCGCGCATCGCCAATGGCTGCACCTCCGGGCACGGTCTGTCCGGTCTGTCGCAACTTGCGGTGTCGTCGCTGATCGCGATGGCGGCGATATTTGCCAGCGGCATCGCGATCTCTGCCTTTCTCAAGCGCGCGTAA
- a CDS encoding urease accessory protein UreE, with product MRRAIAVLPAGTVSDLRLVDTLLLNYEQRQRPEGSHTALRGTRIEMALTQSVRLQTDDRLILDDDALIEIVARPEPLYEVRAASSSDLARIAWMLGDRHLPVDISERRLRVRRDPAVSVLLSDATVRIIAIDAPFEPEGGAYAGVPSGG from the coding sequence ATGAGACGCGCGATTGCCGTGCTGCCGGCCGGAACGGTAAGCGATCTGCGTCTCGTCGATACCCTGCTGCTCAATTATGAGCAGCGACAGAGGCCGGAAGGTTCGCATACTGCCCTGCGCGGCACACGGATCGAGATGGCCCTGACGCAATCGGTGCGCCTGCAGACCGACGACCGATTGATCCTGGACGACGATGCGCTGATCGAAATTGTCGCGCGTCCGGAGCCACTCTATGAAGTACGCGCGGCCAGTTCGTCCGATCTTGCGCGGATCGCCTGGATGCTCGGTGACCGCCATCTTCCCGTCGATATTTCGGAGCGGCGTCTGCGTGTGAGGCGCGATCCGGCTGTCAGCGTCCTGCTAAGCGACGCCACGGTCAGGATCATCGCCATCGATGCACCGTTCGAGCCGGAAGGCGGCGCCTATGCTGGTGTGCCGAGCGGAGGTTAG
- the cysS gene encoding cysteine--tRNA ligase has protein sequence MELRLYDTLTREKRSFVPLDSTNVRMYVCGPTVYDFAHIGNARPVIVFDVLYRLLRHLYGKDHVKYVRNITDVDDKINARAAERGISIRDLTEETYRNFEDDVAALGCLPPNVEPRATEHIEEMKTLIERLVASGHAYVAEEHVLFSVPSMPDYGQLSKRPLDEMIAGARVDVAPYKRHDQDFVLWKPSKEGEPGWSSPSGIKTPGRPGWHIECSAMSWKHLGETFDIHGGGIDLVFPHHENEIAQSRCAFHTPVMANVWMHNGFLQVEGEKMSKSLGNFVTIRDLLCEWPGEAIRLAMLQTHYRQPINWTEAGLREAKRILDHWYSLTEDTDSGVQCADTIDALTDDLNTPKAIAALHELRSEAAKGHKGAAASLKASAQVLGLLHNSSSSWAAWRPASFAVSEKQINDYIAARNAARAAKNWKESDRIRDELAKMGVVLKDSKDGTAWEIAR, from the coding sequence ATGGAACTTCGGCTCTACGATACGCTGACGCGCGAGAAGCGGTCCTTCGTGCCGCTCGATTCGACCAACGTGCGCATGTATGTGTGCGGGCCGACGGTCTATGACTTCGCCCATATCGGCAATGCGCGGCCGGTCATTGTATTCGACGTGCTGTATCGCCTGCTGCGGCATCTCTACGGCAAGGACCACGTCAAATACGTCCGCAACATCACCGATGTCGACGACAAGATCAATGCGCGCGCGGCCGAGCGCGGCATTTCCATCCGGGATCTGACCGAAGAGACTTATAGAAATTTCGAGGACGACGTGGCGGCGCTCGGCTGCCTGCCGCCGAACGTTGAGCCACGCGCGACCGAGCATATCGAGGAGATGAAGACGCTGATCGAGCGTCTCGTTGCTTCCGGCCATGCCTACGTCGCCGAGGAGCATGTTCTGTTCAGCGTGCCGTCGATGCCCGACTACGGACAGCTTTCAAAACGTCCGCTCGACGAAATGATCGCCGGCGCGCGTGTCGATGTCGCGCCCTACAAGCGGCACGATCAGGATTTTGTGCTGTGGAAGCCAAGCAAGGAAGGCGAGCCGGGCTGGTCGTCGCCGTCGGGTATCAAAACGCCGGGCCGTCCCGGCTGGCATATCGAATGCTCGGCGATGTCATGGAAGCATCTCGGCGAGACTTTCGACATCCATGGTGGCGGCATCGATCTTGTCTTCCCGCACCACGAGAACGAGATCGCGCAGTCGCGCTGCGCGTTTCATACGCCCGTGATGGCAAATGTCTGGATGCATAACGGCTTCCTGCAGGTCGAAGGCGAGAAGATGAGCAAGAGCCTCGGCAACTTCGTCACGATCCGGGATCTGCTGTGTGAGTGGCCCGGCGAAGCAATCCGGCTTGCGATGCTGCAAACTCACTATCGTCAGCCGATTAACTGGACTGAGGCCGGATTACGCGAGGCCAAGCGAATATTGGATCATTGGTATTCTTTGACCGAAGATACCGACTCCGGAGTGCAATGTGCCGACACGATTGACGCTCTCACGGACGATCTCAATACGCCCAAGGCAATAGCCGCTCTCCATGAATTGCGCAGTGAGGCTGCAAAGGGGCACAAAGGAGCTGCGGCAAGCCTGAAGGCCAGCGCGCAAGTTTTGGGGTTGTTGCACAATTCCTCGTCGAGCTGGGCTGCATGGCGGCCGGCATCGTTCGCGGTCAGCGAAAAGCAGATCAATGATTATATTGCCGCCCGCAATGCCGCGCGCGCGGCAAAGAACTGGAAGGAATCGGACCGCATTCGCGACGAACTCGCCAAGATGGGCGTTGTGCTGAAGGACTCCAAGGATGGCACCGCCTGGGAGATCGCGCGATGA
- a CDS encoding GNAT family N-acetyltransferase, with product MASANPTLAMRPFLAADAPLLTEIFRASVEELAAEDYSDAQIEAWLTAVDDEAAFGKLLGEQLTLIATLDGSPVGFASLKGNDGIDMLYVHPAATGQGAASMLIDALEKLAGARGATKLKVEASDTAHDFFRKRGYVPMQRNSVSRGGEWLANTSMEKPLGGKRDVQ from the coding sequence ATGGCCAGCGCCAATCCCACCCTCGCCATGCGCCCCTTCCTTGCCGCGGATGCGCCGCTGCTCACGGAAATCTTCCGCGCCAGCGTCGAGGAGCTTGCGGCGGAAGATTATTCCGACGCGCAAATCGAAGCCTGGCTCACCGCTGTCGACGACGAGGCGGCCTTCGGTAAGCTGCTCGGCGAGCAACTCACATTGATCGCCACACTCGACGGCTCGCCGGTCGGATTCGCCTCGCTGAAAGGCAATGACGGCATCGACATGCTTTACGTTCACCCCGCCGCCACCGGGCAGGGCGCAGCCTCCATGCTCATTGATGCGCTGGAAAAGCTCGCCGGCGCGCGCGGCGCGACGAAACTGAAGGTCGAAGCCAGCGACACCGCGCATGATTTCTTCAGGAAGCGCGGCTACGTCCCAATGCAGCGCAATTCGGTGTCGCGCGGCGGCGAATGGCTCGCCAATACCAGCATGGAAAAGCCGCTCGGCGGCAAGCGGGACGTGCAATGA
- the cimA gene encoding citramalate synthase gives MARERLYLFDTTLRDGAQMNGVDFTLHDKLVVAEMLDKLGLDYVEGGYPGANPTDTELFSETRKLGATFTAFGMTRRPGRSASNDPGLSALLHAKADAICFVAKSWDYHVRVALETTDEENLASIRDSVKAAKDTGREVLVDCEHFFDGYKSNPEYALACARVAYESGARWVVLCDTNGGTLPHEVEEIVGAVVKHIPGAYVGIHAHNDTEQAVANSLAAVRAGARQIQGTLNGIGERCGNANLVSIIPTLRLKKEFADKFEINISDEQLKNLAAASRRLDDMLNRAPNRHAPYVGDSAFATKAGIHASAILKDPATYEHVAPETVGNHRKVMVSDQGGRSNVLSELERIGIQVDKNDPRVARLLDEVKEREASGYAYESADASFDLLARRILGKVPDYFDVDQFDVNVEQRYNAVGKRVTVAMAVVKVKVAGETLISAAEGNGPVNALDVALRKDLGKYQKYIEGLKLRDYRVRILNAGTGAVTRVLIESEDENGERWTTIGVSPNIIDASFQALMDSVVYKLVKSGATA, from the coding sequence ATGGCCAGAGAGCGGCTCTATCTTTTCGACACCACCTTGCGCGACGGCGCGCAGATGAACGGCGTGGATTTCACCCTGCACGACAAGCTCGTGGTGGCGGAGATGCTGGACAAGCTCGGCCTGGATTATGTCGAGGGCGGCTATCCCGGCGCCAATCCCACAGACACCGAATTGTTCAGCGAGACGCGCAAGCTTGGCGCCACCTTCACGGCCTTCGGCATGACCCGTCGTCCCGGCCGTTCTGCCTCGAATGATCCCGGGCTCTCCGCGCTGCTGCACGCGAAGGCTGATGCCATCTGCTTTGTCGCCAAATCCTGGGACTATCACGTGCGCGTCGCGCTGGAGACGACCGATGAGGAGAATTTGGCCTCCATCCGCGACAGCGTGAAGGCGGCCAAGGACACGGGCCGCGAGGTGCTGGTCGACTGCGAGCATTTCTTTGACGGCTACAAGAGCAATCCGGAATATGCGCTGGCCTGCGCCAGGGTCGCCTATGAGTCCGGCGCGCGCTGGGTGGTGCTGTGCGACACCAATGGCGGCACGCTGCCGCACGAGGTCGAAGAGATCGTCGGCGCGGTGGTCAAACACATTCCCGGCGCATATGTCGGCATCCATGCGCATAATGACACCGAGCAGGCGGTGGCGAATTCTCTCGCCGCGGTGCGCGCCGGCGCCCGCCAGATCCAGGGCACGCTGAACGGCATCGGCGAACGCTGCGGCAACGCCAACCTGGTGTCCATTATTCCGACGCTGAGGCTGAAAAAGGAATTTGCCGACAAATTCGAGATCAACATCTCGGACGAGCAGCTCAAGAATCTTGCCGCGGCCTCGCGCAGGCTCGACGACATGCTCAACCGCGCGCCCAATCGCCATGCGCCTTATGTCGGCGATAGCGCCTTCGCCACCAAGGCCGGCATTCATGCCTCGGCGATCCTCAAGGATCCCGCGACCTACGAGCATGTCGCGCCGGAAACAGTGGGCAATCACCGCAAGGTGATGGTGTCCGATCAGGGCGGGCGTTCCAATGTGCTGTCGGAGCTGGAGCGCATCGGTATCCAGGTCGATAAGAACGATCCGCGCGTCGCGCGCCTGCTCGATGAGGTGAAGGAGCGCGAGGCGTCCGGCTATGCCTACGAAAGCGCCGATGCGTCATTCGACCTGCTGGCCCGGCGCATTCTCGGCAAGGTGCCCGATTATTTCGACGTCGATCAGTTCGATGTGAATGTCGAGCAGCGCTACAATGCCGTTGGCAAGCGCGTCACCGTGGCGATGGCGGTGGTGAAGGTGAAGGTCGCGGGCGAGACGCTGATCTCGGCGGCCGAGGGTAACGGGCCGGTCAATGCGCTCGACGTGGCGCTGCGAAAAGATCTCGGCAAGTATCAGAAATATATCGAGGGGCTGAAGCTGCGCGATTATCGCGTGCGTATCCTCAACGCGGGCACCGGGGCGGTGACGCGGGTGCTGATCGAAAGCGAGGACGAGAACGGCGAACGCTGGACCACCATCGGCGTGTCGCCGAATATCATCGACGCTTCGTTCCAGGCACTGATGGATTCCGTCGTGTACAAGCTGGTGAAGTCCGGCGCGACGGCATAG